In Flavobacteriales bacterium, a single window of DNA contains:
- a CDS encoding SpoIID/LytB domain-containing protein, translating into MSRSFTALVISLLFLPSLLISSEVTIGLFNKENIQSVLISHSKGDYFLIADGDTLTPLADDAIFEIKSLDTLLHIKGFEKEYGIFKTIQFVTSDKANNLRIKCTSPEKKIKQFDGNFRIGNSENGLVIINEIDLDRYVSNVVEWESGRQRTLEYYKVQAIICRTYALGNIRKHAKDGYELCDKVHCQVYKGQSKGDAKIIQGTIATRDLVLVDENVELILATFHSNCGGQTMNSEDVWGGHRSYLRSVVDTFCLHEHNAVWEKHVDFSDWKEYVAANKVDNNEVLGFSQVDRKKYFNSDDSLPLTNVRRDWKLKSTFFNVSEGKEDVVIKGRGYGHGVGLCQEGAIHMAEIGFSFKRILEFYYNEIRLVSLNSLGFFKEE; encoded by the coding sequence ATGAGTAGGAGTTTTACGGCCTTAGTTATTTCGTTATTGTTTTTGCCAAGCCTTTTGATTTCTTCAGAAGTAACCATTGGCTTGTTCAATAAAGAGAATATTCAATCAGTCTTAATCTCTCATTCTAAAGGAGACTATTTTTTAATAGCAGACGGAGATACATTAACTCCATTGGCCGATGACGCCATTTTTGAAATTAAGTCGCTAGATACCTTATTGCATATTAAGGGGTTTGAAAAAGAATACGGCATTTTTAAAACGATTCAGTTTGTAACCAGCGATAAGGCAAATAACCTAAGAATAAAATGCACCTCACCAGAAAAGAAAATCAAACAGTTTGATGGTAATTTCAGAATAGGCAATTCGGAAAACGGACTTGTTATTATTAATGAAATTGACCTTGACAGATACGTGTCTAACGTTGTAGAATGGGAAAGTGGAAGGCAAAGGACTTTAGAGTATTACAAAGTACAAGCTATAATATGTAGAACATACGCACTTGGGAATATTCGTAAGCACGCAAAGGATGGTTATGAATTATGCGATAAGGTGCATTGCCAGGTATACAAGGGGCAGAGTAAAGGAGATGCTAAAATTATTCAAGGTACCATTGCAACTAGGGATTTAGTTTTAGTAGATGAGAATGTTGAACTCATTCTAGCAACGTTCCATTCTAATTGCGGTGGACAAACAATGAATTCAGAAGATGTTTGGGGAGGGCACCGATCTTATTTACGCTCGGTAGTAGATACATTTTGTCTTCACGAACATAACGCTGTTTGGGAAAAACATGTTGATTTTAGCGATTGGAAAGAGTATGTGGCAGCTAATAAAGTTGATAATAATGAAGTGCTTGGTTTTTCTCAGGTTGATCGAAAGAAATATTTTAATTCAGACGACTCGTTACCATTAACTAATGTTCGAAGAGACTGGAAATTAAAGTCAACGTTTTTTAATGTGTCGGAAGGAAAAGAAGATGTAGTTATAAAGGGTAGAGGGTATGGTCATGGTGTTGGACTTTGCCAAGAAGGAGCTATTCATATGGCCGAAATAGGCTTTTCTTTTAAAAGAATTCTTGAATTCTATTACAATGAAATAAGATTGGTAAGCCTTAACTCACTGGGTTTCTTTAAAGAAGAGTAA
- a CDS encoding lipid-A-disaccharide synthase, whose translation EAAVFMVPEVVCYKGNSVSFHIAKWLIKVKYICLVNLILDRPAVKELIQNDFNENSLKEELGKLLNDKDARTSVLKDYNDLKSNLSQSGASSRVASSIVEYILEGE comes from the coding sequence TAGAAGCTGCAGTCTTTATGGTACCAGAAGTAGTGTGTTATAAAGGGAATTCGGTTTCATTCCACATAGCGAAATGGCTAATAAAGGTGAAGTATATATGTTTAGTAAATTTGATTTTAGACAGGCCTGCGGTAAAAGAGTTGATTCAAAATGATTTTAATGAGAATAGCTTGAAAGAAGAACTAGGTAAATTATTGAACGATAAAGATGCCCGAACATCTGTGTTGAAAGATTATAATGATTTGAAAAGTAATTTATCCCAAAGTGGAGCGAGTTCTCGGGTAGCGAGTAGTATCGTAGAATATATTTTGGAAGGCGAATGA